A window of Coriobacteriia bacterium contains these coding sequences:
- a CDS encoding 2-oxoacid:ferredoxin oxidoreductase subunit beta, producing MPAVKEFVTPLKPTWCPGCGNFGMWEALKRALSELDWQKNEFSVVWGIGCHGNGADFLDVQGMHALHGRAVPPATALRLTRPDLKVIVEMGDGDGYGIGLGHFVHALRRNPDLTIIAHDNQIYGLTTGQASPTTEHLMPTVSTPTGVLEQPVNPIGLALAQDATFVARGFAGDIPHLTELYKQALTHKGLAIVDVMQPCVTWNHLNTFQWFRERVYKLEESGWDTSDRAAAFNLSMTTFHDLTCTPEQCKIPIGVFYKREGVPTYEDRVAASAEPGFKRAEQPRDVSAILAGLG from the coding sequence ATGCCCGCGGTCAAGGAGTTCGTCACGCCGCTCAAGCCCACCTGGTGTCCGGGATGCGGCAACTTCGGCATGTGGGAGGCGCTCAAGCGCGCTCTGTCCGAACTGGACTGGCAGAAGAACGAGTTCTCGGTGGTATGGGGCATAGGCTGCCACGGTAACGGCGCCGACTTCCTCGACGTCCAGGGCATGCACGCTCTTCATGGCCGAGCGGTTCCACCCGCCACCGCGCTGCGCCTGACGCGGCCCGACCTGAAGGTGATCGTCGAGATGGGCGACGGCGACGGCTACGGCATCGGGTTGGGTCACTTCGTGCACGCGCTCAGGCGCAATCCGGACCTTACGATCATCGCCCACGACAACCAGATCTACGGGCTGACGACCGGACAGGCCTCCCCCACTACCGAGCACCTGATGCCCACCGTCTCGACGCCAACCGGCGTGCTCGAGCAGCCCGTCAACCCCATCGGCCTCGCGCTCGCGCAGGACGCGACCTTCGTGGCGCGCGGCTTTGCCGGCGACATCCCACACCTCACCGAGCTCTACAAGCAGGCGCTCACGCATAAGGGGCTGGCGATCGTCGACGTCATGCAGCCATGCGTGACGTGGAACCACCTCAACACGTTTCAGTGGTTCCGTGAGCGCGTCTACAAGCTCGAGGAGAGCGGCTGGGACACGTCGGACCGAGCCGCAGCCTTCAACCTCTCGATGACGACCTTCCACGACCTGACCTGCACACCCGAGCAGTGCAAGATCCCGATCGGCGTCTTCTACAAGCGCGAAGGCGTGCCCACCTACGAGGACCGCGTTGCGGCATCAGCCGAACCTGGCTTCAAGCGTGCCGAGCAGCCCCGAGACGTCTCAGCGATTCTGGCGGGGCTGGGCTAG
- the coaBC gene encoding bifunctional phosphopantothenoylcysteine decarboxylase/phosphopantothenate--cysteine ligase CoaBC: MKKPAVRPTVVLGVTGCIAAYKSCELVRSLIRHGCRVKVVMTEAAANFVGPTTFRTLTGNPVAVGLWDEADAVIHHISLAKEADVFVVAPATANTIVKLADGRADDLLSTTALATQATLVIAPAMNVHMWRAETTVAAVAKLRARGAMVVEPETGELACGDVGEGRLADVGLISRAVLSEVKRVRSLQGVRVLVTAGPTQEALDPVRFLGNRSSGKMGYAIAEEAARRGADVTLVSGPTVLPEPFGVRTLHVMSAQQMRDATQSAYPEIDAVVATAAVSDFRPASPEPQKQKKDEASLTIELERTPDILAELGASKDGRLLVGFAAETEGVLEAAEGKLGSKNLDWVVANDVSVEGLGFGSDTNRVWLVSGQGAEELPVQSKTSIARELWDRVTPEATAAHDRRAGKGQA; the protein is encoded by the coding sequence ATGAAGAAACCGGCTGTACGACCCACAGTTGTTCTCGGCGTGACCGGCTGCATTGCTGCGTACAAGTCGTGTGAGCTGGTGCGCTCGCTAATCAGGCACGGCTGCCGCGTCAAAGTCGTGATGACCGAGGCGGCCGCGAACTTCGTCGGCCCCACGACGTTTCGCACCCTGACGGGCAACCCCGTCGCTGTGGGGCTGTGGGATGAGGCCGACGCGGTGATCCATCACATCTCGCTGGCCAAGGAGGCCGACGTGTTCGTGGTAGCACCGGCTACGGCCAACACCATCGTCAAGCTGGCCGACGGCCGAGCCGACGACCTGCTTTCCACGACGGCGCTGGCCACCCAGGCCACGCTCGTGATCGCACCGGCGATGAACGTCCACATGTGGCGCGCCGAGACCACCGTGGCCGCCGTCGCCAAGCTCAGGGCGCGCGGCGCCATGGTCGTCGAGCCCGAGACCGGCGAGCTGGCCTGCGGCGATGTGGGCGAGGGCCGCTTGGCTGACGTCGGGCTCATCAGCCGCGCCGTCCTCTCCGAGGTCAAGCGCGTACGCTCGCTTCAGGGCGTGCGCGTGCTCGTGACCGCTGGCCCGACGCAGGAGGCGCTCGATCCTGTGCGCTTCCTCGGCAACCGAAGCAGCGGCAAGATGGGCTACGCCATCGCCGAGGAAGCCGCGCGGCGTGGCGCCGACGTGACGCTGGTCAGCGGGCCGACCGTGCTGCCCGAGCCCTTTGGCGTGCGCACGCTGCACGTGATGAGCGCCCAGCAGATGCGCGACGCCACCCAGAGCGCCTATCCCGAGATCGACGCCGTCGTGGCGACAGCTGCCGTCTCCGACTTTCGACCAGCGTCCCCCGAGCCGCAGAAGCAGAAGAAGGACGAGGCGTCGCTCACCATCGAGCTGGAGCGCACGCCCGATATCCTCGCAGAGCTCGGCGCCAGCAAGGATGGCCGCCTGCTGGTTGGCTTCGCCGCCGAGACAGAGGGCGTGCTCGAGGCCGCTGAAGGCAAACTGGGTTCGAAGAACCTCGACTGGGTGGTCGCCAACGACGTCTCTGTCGAGGGGCTCGGCTTCGGTTCTGATACCAATCGGGTCTGGCTCGTCTCGGGGCAGGGCGCTGAGGAGCTGCCCGTGCAGTCTAAGACATCGATCGCCCGCGAACTGTGGGATCGCGTGACGCCAGAAGCGACGGCGGCCCACGATCGCAGGGCAGGGAAGGGGCAGGCGTGA
- a CDS encoding response regulator: MKPRVLLIEDNEQNRYLATFLLEGRGYEVKAAVDGPLGIELAGTFLPEMILLDIQLPSMDGYEVARALRANPALCHLPIIAVTSYAMPGDRERAMEAGCTGYIEKPIDPDTFVAEIERYRDEAPKECP, encoded by the coding sequence ATGAAGCCACGAGTACTGCTCATAGAAGACAACGAGCAGAACCGCTACCTTGCCACGTTCTTGCTCGAAGGCAGGGGTTATGAGGTCAAAGCGGCGGTCGACGGGCCGCTCGGCATCGAGCTGGCGGGGACCTTCCTGCCGGAGATGATCCTGCTAGACATCCAGCTTCCGTCGATGGATGGGTACGAGGTCGCCCGGGCCCTGCGCGCGAATCCCGCGCTGTGCCACTTGCCGATCATCGCCGTGACCTCCTACGCGATGCCGGGCGACCGCGAGAGGGCGATGGAGGCCGGATGCACCGGCTACATCGAGAAGCCGATCGACCCGGATACGTTCGTAGCCGAGATTGAGCGCTATCGGGATGAGGCGCCAAAGGAGTGTCCATGA
- a CDS encoding 2-oxoacid:acceptor oxidoreductase subunit alpha, with product MPQPAPYGREVRIRIGGPAGFGIKAAGQTLARVFARAGYHTFDLTEYPSLIKGGHNTYHLRVSEDEIFSHVMPTDILVALDAPTIALHLGELTSGGAIVFDPHDVAADAIELAGRDDICLVPVPLTDIVYEVGGIKIMRNVVALGAVLGHLEFPLDGLVDSLRHQFAHKAPEIAEQNVAAATRGHVEAANAHCDFPFRLAPRGSVEPFVLADGNEAVGVGALAAGLGFYAAYPMTPASSLLSFMAKHADASSVVVKHTEDEIAAMNMVVGAAFGGTRAMCATSGGGFSLMVEALGFAGVSESAVVVGLFTRPGPATGLPTWTEQSDLRFAIHAAQGEFPRVVLAPGDQTDAFELGWKAFNLADQLQTPVIVLGDTYLSDNRQTQPAFDTAAVTIDRGQLQTTGEVEEYARYRVTDSGVSPRVVPGVVGAQQIVNSYEHDEHGWGAPGEERANRIAQSEKRARKFELAKTLVPKPVEFGPHEAAVSVILFGTTKMPTLEAAKWLAAEGVTVNVLQLVTVWPFPADAVHEFLERSKRSIVIEQNATGQLEGLIREHTLREVGHRLNRTDGRPISPEQVYAFVHDILGRHVELTAAGAIATSEGGR from the coding sequence ATGCCCCAGCCCGCTCCCTACGGACGCGAGGTTCGCATCCGGATCGGTGGCCCCGCTGGCTTCGGCATCAAAGCCGCAGGTCAGACGCTTGCGCGCGTGTTCGCCCGAGCCGGCTACCACACCTTCGACCTCACTGAGTACCCGTCGCTGATCAAAGGCGGTCACAACACCTACCACCTGCGAGTCAGCGAGGACGAGATCTTCAGCCACGTCATGCCCACGGACATCCTTGTCGCGCTCGACGCCCCGACAATCGCTTTGCACCTCGGCGAGCTCACGAGCGGCGGCGCGATCGTCTTCGACCCGCACGATGTCGCAGCCGACGCCATCGAGCTGGCAGGCCGAGACGACATCTGCCTCGTGCCGGTCCCGCTGACCGACATCGTCTACGAGGTCGGCGGCATCAAGATCATGCGCAACGTCGTGGCGCTGGGCGCGGTGCTCGGCCATCTCGAGTTTCCGCTCGACGGGCTGGTCGACTCGTTGCGCCACCAGTTCGCTCACAAAGCCCCCGAGATCGCCGAGCAGAACGTCGCCGCAGCCACGCGCGGCCATGTGGAGGCCGCCAACGCGCACTGTGACTTCCCATTCAGGCTGGCACCGCGCGGCTCAGTCGAGCCGTTCGTGCTTGCCGACGGCAACGAGGCCGTGGGCGTCGGCGCACTCGCGGCTGGCCTGGGATTCTACGCCGCCTACCCGATGACACCCGCTTCGTCGCTGCTGAGCTTCATGGCCAAGCACGCCGATGCCAGCAGTGTGGTGGTCAAGCATACGGAAGACGAGATCGCCGCCATGAACATGGTGGTGGGCGCGGCGTTCGGCGGTACCCGCGCGATGTGCGCGACGAGCGGCGGCGGCTTCTCCCTGATGGTAGAGGCTTTGGGCTTCGCTGGCGTGAGCGAGAGCGCCGTGGTGGTGGGGCTGTTCACACGCCCCGGCCCGGCGACCGGCCTTCCCACGTGGACCGAGCAGTCCGACCTGCGCTTCGCGATTCATGCCGCACAGGGCGAGTTTCCGCGCGTAGTACTTGCACCGGGCGACCAAACCGACGCCTTCGAGCTTGGCTGGAAGGCGTTTAACCTAGCCGACCAACTCCAGACGCCGGTCATCGTCCTCGGCGACACGTACCTGTCCGACAACCGCCAGACCCAGCCTGCGTTTGATACCGCAGCAGTCACGATCGACCGCGGCCAGCTGCAGACGACCGGCGAGGTCGAGGAGTACGCTCGCTATCGCGTAACGGATTCTGGCGTCTCGCCGCGCGTGGTTCCCGGAGTGGTGGGCGCACAGCAGATCGTCAACAGCTACGAGCACGACGAGCACGGCTGGGGCGCTCCGGGCGAAGAGCGCGCAAACCGTATCGCACAAAGCGAGAAGCGAGCGCGCAAGTTCGAGCTCGCCAAGACGCTCGTCCCCAAGCCAGTCGAGTTCGGCCCGCACGAGGCGGCCGTCTCGGTCATCCTCTTCGGCACCACCAAGATGCCCACCCTGGAGGCCGCCAAGTGGCTTGCCGCCGAGGGCGTCACCGTCAACGTTCTTCAGCTCGTTACCGTCTGGCCCTTCCCCGCCGACGCCGTGCACGAGTTCTTGGAACGCTCCAAGCGCAGCATCGTCATCGAGCAAAACGCGACCGGGCAGCTCGAAGGGCTGATTCGCGAGCACACGCTTCGCGAAGTTGGCCACCGCCTGAATCGGACCGACGGCCGCCCCATCTCGCCAGAGCAGGTCTACGCGTTCGTGCACGACATTCTCGGCAGGCATGTGGAGCTGACGGCCGCGGGGGCCATCGCGACCTCGGAAGGAGGCCGCTGA
- a CDS encoding PAS domain S-box protein: MSAKHVLIVDDVEDNRYLLRVLLEGHGYEVDEAAEGAEALEMARRQAPDLIVSDILMPVMDGFTLCREWKQDDRLKNISFVFYTATYTDAQDEEFALSLGAERFMVKPAEPDVFMAMIEETIVTVGSPPPVRTGPKAERPTPPATEASSGDERAFLQNYNATLVRKLEDKMQQLESTNRELELDIAARQTAENALRESEERYRGYVDNSPYGVFVTDELGHYVDINATAADITGYAPEELTHMSIADLLSGESLGWGKESFASLLETGTSTGTGLFLRKDGTTFHGRVDAVRLSDTRFLGFLADVSDQQHAEEELRSQAALIDLAHDAIMVRDMEDRIVFWSHGAEETYGWSPDEAVGATPATLLATEFPEPREAIMATLDSSGRWAGQLDHTTKDGRRIVVTSRWSLRRGSAGQPPVVLEINRDITLQVKATVDLAESAEDLRRAFAGAISALAATVEMRDPYTAGHQRRVAQLACAIASELGWEDARIETLGMAALLHDVGKIVVPTEILTKPGRLEDIEMMLIRRHAAAGADTVAMIGIGGDMADVVRQHHERLDGSGYPDGLSGDQVLPSARILAVADVVEAMISHRPYRAALPLSVAMAEIREGASVKYDADVVAACLLIVEERGFQFAD; encoded by the coding sequence ATGAGCGCGAAACACGTTCTGATAGTGGACGACGTAGAGGACAACCGCTACCTGTTGCGAGTTCTCTTGGAAGGCCACGGCTACGAGGTCGATGAGGCTGCCGAAGGCGCCGAGGCACTTGAGATGGCGCGCCGCCAGGCACCAGATCTGATCGTCAGCGACATCCTCATGCCCGTGATGGACGGGTTCACCCTGTGTCGCGAATGGAAGCAAGACGATCGCCTCAAGAACATCTCGTTCGTCTTCTACACGGCGACGTACACCGACGCACAGGACGAGGAGTTCGCGCTGAGCCTCGGCGCCGAGCGGTTCATGGTGAAGCCGGCGGAGCCGGACGTGTTCATGGCGATGATCGAGGAGACGATCGTCACAGTCGGAAGCCCACCGCCAGTCCGCACGGGACCGAAGGCGGAACGACCGACTCCGCCTGCGACAGAGGCGTCCTCGGGTGACGAGCGAGCGTTTCTGCAGAACTACAACGCGACGCTCGTCCGCAAGCTGGAAGACAAGATGCAGCAGCTCGAGAGCACGAACCGCGAACTCGAGCTCGACATCGCCGCCCGGCAAACCGCCGAAAACGCATTGCGGGAGAGCGAGGAGCGCTACCGCGGCTACGTCGATAACTCGCCTTACGGCGTCTTCGTAACCGACGAGCTAGGCCACTACGTGGACATCAATGCCACGGCAGCCGACATCACCGGCTACGCGCCCGAGGAACTCACTCACATGAGCATCGCCGATCTGCTCTCTGGAGAGTCGCTCGGGTGGGGAAAGGAGAGCTTCGCCAGCCTCCTCGAAACGGGCACGTCAACCGGCACTGGGCTCTTCTTGCGCAAAGACGGAACGACATTCCACGGTCGCGTGGACGCAGTGCGGCTTTCCGACACGCGCTTTCTCGGCTTCCTCGCCGATGTCAGCGACCAACAGCATGCCGAGGAGGAGTTGCGCTCGCAGGCCGCGCTGATCGACCTCGCCCACGACGCGATCATGGTTCGCGACATGGAGGACCGCATCGTGTTCTGGAGCCATGGGGCCGAGGAGACGTACGGCTGGTCGCCTGACGAAGCCGTCGGCGCCACCCCTGCCACGTTGCTTGCGACCGAGTTTCCTGAGCCTCGCGAAGCGATCATGGCGACCCTGGATTCGTCGGGGCGGTGGGCTGGACAGTTGGACCACACGACCAAGGACGGTCGCCGAATCGTCGTGACCAGTCGCTGGTCGTTGAGACGCGGCAGCGCCGGTCAACCTCCTGTGGTCCTCGAGATAAACCGCGATATCACCCTTCAGGTCAAGGCGACCGTCGACTTGGCTGAGAGCGCCGAAGACCTACGGCGGGCCTTCGCTGGTGCTATCTCCGCCTTGGCGGCGACGGTCGAGATGCGCGATCCGTACACGGCCGGCCATCAGCGTCGGGTCGCCCAGCTCGCTTGCGCGATCGCCTCGGAGCTCGGCTGGGAAGATGCCAGGATTGAGACGTTGGGCATGGCGGCTTTGCTTCACGACGTTGGCAAGATCGTGGTGCCCACCGAGATCCTCACCAAACCGGGCCGGTTGGAAGACATCGAGATGATGCTCATCCGACGACATGCGGCCGCTGGAGCGGACACCGTCGCGATGATCGGCATCGGCGGCGACATGGCCGATGTGGTCCGCCAACATCACGAGCGCCTCGACGGTTCGGGCTACCCCGACGGCCTGAGCGGAGATCAGGTGCTGCCAAGCGCGCGTATCCTCGCTGTCGCCGACGTGGTCGAGGCCATGATCAGCCATCGCCCCTACCGGGCGGCACTTCCGCTGTCCGTTGCGATGGCGGAGATCCGCGAAGGTGCAAGTGTCAAGTACGACGCGGACGTCGTAGCTGCCTGCTTGCTAATCGTTGAGGAGCGGGGCTTCCAGTTCGCGGACTGA
- a CDS encoding diguanylate cyclase — protein sequence MNGTDSFSGQPLVCSIWGEHELAAFDHAVIENSQNGVVACDKHGNLVVFNPTARLWHGLDARSISPREWAAYYRLYLPDGVTLFPPDEIPLARALRGETVHDVPMIIRAEGQPPRYVSCGGGPFFDASGHTLGAFVVLVDTTEIHRLTADLEHLASHDVLTGLPNRRTFEAEVERAAAFAGRGTVSTVLFADVDRFKTCNDLYGHVFGDKVLREIAQRMRAVVRDIDTVARIGGDEFGIVLWGMSAESTDALVTRLSEVVSDVGREHGLDVGLSIGSAAITRDSDTSTVLAEADTRMYEDKRSSQR from the coding sequence ATGAATGGGACCGACAGCTTCAGCGGACAGCCGCTCGTGTGCTCCATATGGGGCGAGCACGAGCTGGCTGCGTTCGATCATGCGGTGATTGAGAACTCGCAGAACGGCGTGGTTGCCTGCGACAAGCACGGTAACCTCGTTGTCTTCAATCCCACCGCCCGTCTATGGCATGGCCTTGACGCACGCAGTATCTCGCCGCGAGAGTGGGCTGCATACTATCGTCTTTATCTGCCGGATGGTGTGACGCTATTCCCGCCCGATGAAATCCCGCTCGCTCGGGCGCTTCGCGGAGAAACGGTCCATGACGTTCCCATGATCATCCGCGCCGAGGGGCAACCGCCCCGCTACGTTTCATGCGGCGGTGGCCCCTTCTTCGACGCGAGTGGCCATACGCTAGGTGCGTTCGTGGTGCTCGTCGACACCACCGAGATTCACAGGCTGACCGCCGATCTGGAGCATCTGGCAAGCCACGATGTACTCACGGGGCTCCCGAATCGGCGGACGTTCGAGGCGGAAGTCGAGCGTGCGGCCGCCTTCGCCGGGCGGGGGACTGTCTCGACGGTTCTATTCGCCGATGTGGACCGCTTCAAGACATGCAACGACCTGTACGGGCATGTCTTCGGCGACAAAGTGCTTCGTGAGATCGCCCAGCGCATGAGGGCCGTTGTGCGAGATATCGACACAGTGGCCCGCATCGGGGGAGACGAGTTCGGCATCGTGCTCTGGGGTATGAGCGCCGAATCCACCGATGCGCTCGTTACGCGCCTTTCTGAGGTCGTATCCGATGTGGGCCGCGAGCACGGACTCGACGTAGGCCTGAGCATCGGCTCGGCCGCGATCACTCGAGACTCGGACACATCCACGGTGCTGGCTGAGGCCGACACCCGGATGTATGAAGACAAGCGGTCGAGCCAGAGGTAG
- a CDS encoding diguanylate cyclase — MSGAVDIRRQRVVRGAWWALFGLLAVAEVAVWQLRLPIVTESLISQVLTFFLPMMLAAVASFWLAFRLSGLERRFWGLLGTAVVGILFSEAYFTWYTVSINFHGPQPPHWSEVGHLIAICVFYVLVVSMTELGESPIFARLRFYLDILSAAIVGFAVVYWFWTLPLLISVPRGGWAVASVMALYPVSAVAILLTTTLIALGWKAYHWRSWERLITFCFACYAVALFVSPWTYTSALLLTEPARTDWYGILLGFGLYLLLMAAVYRFTAAQDVELARPWPVPEVRPPWLPMLYPTALAAALVVMGVGALRVAGLPGGGAIVVATTLLALVLIVRSWLGSVELAHHRARSITDTISGAYNQRYLYERLPLELDDARSEHREIAAIAFDVIDFRDIVQMSGAEAGDQLLVELVDVIRAELPASATVYRVGRDEFVAVVDGLSALDAEASARRVNARLGSDVSVDGIPVAISAGVAVFPENAEDAASLVSRAIASQQLARSAERPDVVVYDAEIVEAADPLVRLDRSRRQSHRNKLRALAAAVDARDASTRFHSQAVAELVSAFALVLDLSEERTRVLESAALLHDIGKVGIADDVLLKVDPLTDEDWACIRAHCELGERLLAPAEVPEVLPIVRSHHERWDGTGYPDLLAGQDIPLEARVLAICDAFEAMTTGRRWQPALSTAAALEEIERFAGTRFDPELAETFERMVVRMHGRPIAGRLAAGRRDIGLAEQ; from the coding sequence GTGAGCGGGGCAGTCGACATCCGACGCCAACGCGTCGTTCGCGGGGCGTGGTGGGCTCTCTTCGGCCTGCTCGCCGTGGCGGAGGTCGCTGTGTGGCAGCTCAGGCTGCCGATCGTGACAGAGTCGCTGATCTCCCAAGTACTCACGTTCTTCTTGCCAATGATGCTGGCCGCCGTCGCATCCTTCTGGCTCGCGTTTCGACTGAGCGGCCTTGAGCGCCGGTTCTGGGGACTGCTTGGGACAGCGGTCGTTGGTATTCTCTTCAGCGAGGCGTATTTCACTTGGTACACAGTCTCGATCAACTTCCACGGTCCACAACCGCCGCACTGGAGTGAGGTCGGGCACCTTATTGCGATCTGCGTGTTCTACGTGTTGGTCGTGTCGATGACCGAACTCGGCGAAAGCCCGATCTTCGCGCGCCTCCGTTTCTACCTGGACATTCTGTCTGCCGCGATAGTCGGGTTCGCGGTCGTCTATTGGTTCTGGACGCTTCCCTTGCTCATCAGCGTTCCCCGCGGCGGATGGGCTGTGGCCTCGGTCATGGCGCTCTATCCGGTGAGTGCAGTGGCCATTCTCTTGACCACCACGCTAATCGCTTTGGGTTGGAAGGCGTACCACTGGCGCTCGTGGGAGCGGCTGATCACGTTCTGCTTCGCATGCTACGCAGTCGCTCTGTTCGTATCGCCGTGGACCTACACGAGCGCGCTGCTGCTGACCGAGCCGGCCCGTACCGACTGGTACGGCATCTTGTTGGGATTCGGCCTGTATCTGCTGCTCATGGCCGCTGTCTACCGATTCACAGCGGCTCAGGATGTCGAGCTGGCCCGACCCTGGCCCGTCCCAGAGGTCCGCCCGCCGTGGCTGCCGATGCTCTATCCGACCGCCCTCGCCGCGGCGCTGGTGGTCATGGGCGTGGGAGCGCTTCGCGTCGCCGGGCTTCCGGGCGGTGGGGCCATCGTCGTTGCGACGACTCTGCTCGCGCTGGTGCTCATCGTGCGTTCGTGGCTAGGGAGCGTCGAGCTCGCGCACCACCGGGCGCGCTCGATCACCGACACGATCTCCGGCGCCTACAACCAGCGCTATCTCTACGAGCGGCTCCCCCTCGAGCTTGACGACGCACGTTCCGAGCACCGTGAGATTGCGGCAATCGCGTTTGACGTCATCGACTTCCGCGACATCGTGCAGATGTCCGGCGCCGAGGCAGGCGACCAACTTCTCGTGGAACTCGTCGACGTGATCCGCGCCGAGTTGCCTGCGAGCGCGACGGTCTACCGTGTCGGTCGCGACGAGTTCGTCGCTGTGGTCGACGGGCTCTCGGCGTTGGATGCTGAGGCGTCGGCGCGTCGAGTGAATGCGCGGCTGGGCAGCGATGTGAGCGTCGACGGAATCCCGGTCGCGATTTCGGCGGGTGTGGCGGTCTTCCCCGAGAACGCCGAGGATGCCGCCTCGCTTGTCTCGCGCGCCATCGCCTCGCAGCAGCTTGCGCGCTCGGCAGAGAGGCCCGACGTCGTAGTCTACGACGCAGAGATCGTGGAGGCCGCCGATCCCCTGGTGCGCCTCGATCGCTCCCGGCGCCAGTCGCATCGCAACAAGCTTCGCGCCTTGGCGGCTGCGGTCGATGCGCGCGACGCCTCGACGCGGTTTCACTCGCAGGCCGTCGCAGAGCTTGTCAGCGCCTTTGCGCTCGTGCTCGACCTTTCCGAGGAGCGCACGCGCGTTCTAGAGTCCGCGGCGCTGCTGCACGACATCGGCAAGGTCGGCATCGCCGACGACGTGCTTCTCAAGGTCGACCCGCTGACCGACGAGGATTGGGCGTGCATCCGCGCTCACTGCGAACTCGGCGAGCGGCTACTTGCCCCTGCCGAGGTGCCCGAAGTCCTGCCGATCGTGCGCTCGCACCACGAGCGCTGGGACGGTACCGGCTACCCCGATCTACTGGCAGGCCAGGACATCCCGCTGGAAGCCCGCGTGCTCGCCATCTGCGACGCCTTCGAGGCCATGACGACGGGTCGCCGCTGGCAACCCGCCCTTTCGACCGCCGCCGCGCTCGAGGAGATCGAGCGCTTTGCCGGCACGCGCTTCGACCCTGAGCTTGCCGAGACGTTCGAACGCATGGTGGTGCGCATGCACGGCCGACCTATTGCCGGGCGCCTGGCCGCAGGTCGCCGCGACATCGGGCTCGCCGAGCAGTAG
- a CDS encoding DUF190 domain-containing protein, whose amino-acid sequence MIHHLEGQAKKLSAYVGEDEHYEDKPLYQALIDQARVQGCAGATALRGLAGYGASSRDVAKHGLRMSSDIPVMVSVVDEAVRITALAEVWAAMMPAGLLTMEDVNVALYCGESEECGEPVIPA is encoded by the coding sequence GTGATCCACCACCTAGAAGGCCAAGCCAAGAAGCTCTCCGCCTACGTGGGCGAGGACGAACACTACGAGGACAAGCCGCTCTACCAGGCGCTCATCGACCAGGCACGCGTGCAGGGCTGCGCCGGCGCGACTGCGCTGCGAGGTCTTGCCGGATACGGCGCTTCCAGCCGAGACGTCGCCAAGCACGGGCTGCGCATGAGCAGCGACATCCCGGTCATGGTCAGCGTCGTCGATGAGGCTGTGCGCATCACCGCTCTGGCCGAGGTGTGGGCGGCGATGATGCCCGCGGGCCTGCTCACGATGGAGGACGTCAACGTCGCCCTGTACTGTGGCGAGTCCGAGGAGTGCGGCGAGCCGGTCATCCCGGCATAG